A portion of the Faecalibacterium sp. I3-3-89 genome contains these proteins:
- a CDS encoding thymidine kinase, which produces MAKLYFRYGAMNSGKSTALMQVAHNYEEQGMRVFILKPKVDTKGSGDLVSRLGVRRPADLLVPPDMDLVEAVRAASSEGKPLACVLCDESQFFTAAQAEQLFMVTVELNIPVICYGLRSDFSLKGFPGSTRLLELAHTIEEMKTICACGRKATCNCRKVNGRFVFEGEQVAIDLQNDVQYVSMCPQCYFRERRAFYAARR; this is translated from the coding sequence ATGGCAAAGCTTTATTTCCGTTACGGCGCAATGAACAGCGGTAAGAGCACCGCGCTGATGCAGGTGGCCCACAACTATGAGGAGCAGGGGATGCGGGTGTTCATCCTCAAACCGAAGGTGGACACCAAGGGCAGCGGCGACCTCGTGAGCCGTCTGGGCGTCCGCCGCCCCGCCGACCTGCTGGTGCCGCCGGATATGGACCTCGTGGAGGCCGTCCGGGCCGCCAGCAGCGAGGGCAAGCCTCTGGCCTGCGTGCTCTGCGACGAGAGCCAGTTCTTTACCGCCGCACAGGCCGAGCAGCTGTTCATGGTGACGGTGGAGCTGAACATCCCGGTCATCTGCTACGGCCTGCGCTCCGACTTCTCCCTCAAGGGCTTCCCCGGCTCCACCCGTCTGCTGGAGCTGGCCCACACCATCGAGGAGATGAAGACCATCTGCGCCTGCGGCCGCAAGGCCACCTGCAACTGCCGCAAGGTCAACGGCCGCTTCGTCTTTGAAGGCGAGCAGGTGGCCATCGACCTTCAGAACGACGTCCAGTACGTCAGCATGTGCCCCCAGTGCTATTTCCGGGAGCGCCGCGCTTTCTATGCCGCCCGCCGATGA